Below is a genomic region from Pseudazoarcus pumilus.
CAGCCAGTTGGGGGTGGCCGGCAGCAGGTTGAGCGCGACAATGTAGGACGGATCCTGCGGATCGGGGTTGAGCGCGGCGTCGATGGTGTCGCGTGCGCGCAGCTGCTCTTCGGTGTCCGCGAAGCGGAAGCGGATGCTGTTCTCGTCGGCGAACACGCCGGTGTGCTGCAGGTCGGTGGCGGTCAATTCGGACTCGAGCCGGCCGATCAGTGACTGGTCGAGCTGCACGGTCGACTTGGCGCTCGAGACCTGTACCGCAGGCACTTCGCCGTAGAAATTCGGGATGGTGTAGATCAGGCCGAAGACCAGCACCAAGCAGATCAGGATGTTCTTCCAGAGCGGATAGCGGTTCATGACTGGGTCGCTGTTCGTGGGAGTGCGGGCCGCGCGGGCGGCGGCCCGAAGTGGCGCCGGCGGGCATGGCTGCCGCCGGCGCTGCGGGGATCAGCTGGCGCGCAGCGTGCCCTTGGGCAGGACGGTGGCGACGGCTCCGCGCTGGACGACGATGTTGACGTTGTCGGCCACCTCGAGATTGACGAAGTTGTCATCGATCTCGGAAATGCGTCCGGCCATGCCGCCCTGGGTGATGACTTCATCGCCCTTGGCGAGCGCGGCGACCATGGCCTTGTGTTCCTTCGCACGCTTCATCTGCGGGCGGATCATCAGGAACCACAGGATCACGAACATCAGGATCAGCGGCAGCAGTCCCATCAGGCCGCCGGTGGCCGAGGCGTCGCCCGCGGCCTGGGCGTATGCGTTGGAAATGAACACTCTTGTCTCCGGTTTGGGTTGACGAACGGGCCATTATAACAACACCAAAGCCCTTGTGCTGCCAGCGAATTCAGCCGTTTCCGCCGCGTTCCGTGGCAAATCGCAGGGCGTACTCGCGCAGCCGGTCGTCAGCGATCGCTTCGCGCAGCTCGCGCATCAGCGTCTGGTAGTAGTGCAGGTTGTGCACGGTGTTGAGCATGCTGCCGAGGATCTCGCCACTGCGGTGCAGATGGTGCAGGTAGGCGCGGCTGAAGTTGCGGCAGGTGTAGCACGCGCAGCTCGCATCCAGCGGACGCGTGTCGGCCTTGTGGAAGGCATTCTTGATCTTGACGTCGCCGAAGCGCGTGAACAGCCAGCCGTTGCGCGCGTTGCGCGTAGGCATCACGCAGTCGAACATGTCGATGCCGGCGGACACGCTGGCCACCAGATCTTCCGGCGTGCCCACGCCCATCAGATAGCGCGGCTTGTCGGCGGGAAGGCGCGGTGCGGTATGGGCGAGGATGCGGCGCATGTCTTCCTTGGGTTCGCCCACCGACAGGCCACCGATGGCGTAGCCGGCAAAGCCGATGGCCTCCAGCCCGGCCAGCGACTCGTCGCGCAGGTCTTCATACATGCCGCCCTGCACGATGCCGAACAGCGCGTTGGGATTCTCGAGCGCGTCGAAGGCGTCGCGCGAGCGGCGCGCCCAGCGCTGCGACAGTTGCATGGATTTGGCCGCCTCGTCGCGCGTGGCCGGGTAGGGCGTGCATTCGTCGAAGATCATGACGATGTCGGAGTCGAGCACCGTCTGGATGCGCATCGACTCTTCCGGCGTCAGGAAGAGTTTCGCGCCGTCGATGGGCGAGGCGAACTTCACGCCTTCTTCCGTGATCTTGCGCAGCGCGTCCAGACTGAACACCTGAAAGCCGCCCGAGTCGGTGAGGATGGGCTTGTCCCAGGCCATGAAACGGTGCAGGCCGCCATGTGCGGTGATCACGTCCAGGTCCGGGCGCAGCCACAGATGGAAGGTGTTGCCCAGGCAGATCTGCGCGCCGATGTCGGTGAGCATCTGCGGCGTCATGGCCTTGACCGTGCCATAGGTGCCCACCGGCATGAACACCGGCGTTTCCACCGTGCCGTGGGCAAGGGTGAGGCGGCCGCGGCGGGCGGCGCCGCTGGTGGCGAGAAGATCAAATTGCATCGTTTCGTCGGGCGAGGAACATGGCGTCGCCGTAGCTGAAGAATCGGTATTCATGGGCTACCGCGTGGGCGTAGGCGCGGCGGATGGGTTCCATGCCGGCAAAAGCCGAGACCAGCATGAGCAGCGTCGATTTGGGCAGGTGGAAGTTGGTGATCAGCGCGTCGACCACCTGGAAGCGGAAGCCGGGCAGGATGAACAGCCCGGTCTCGCTCGAGCCGGCTTCGAGTGCGCCGTCCTGCGCCGCGCCTTCGAGCGCGCGCAGGCTGGTGGTGCCCACCGCGATCACGCGCCTTCCTGCGGCGTGCGTGCGACGTATGGCCTCGACCGTGTCGCGCGGGATGACGTAGCGTTCGCGGTGCATGCGATGTTCACCGAGATTGTCGGTGCGCACCGGCTGGAAGGTGCCGGCACCGACGTGCAGCGTGATGTAGGCGAGATTGGCGCCGCGGCTGCGCAGACGATCGAGCGTGGCCGCGTCGAAATGCAGGCCGGCCGTAGGCGCGGCCACCGAGCCCGGCTCGCGCGCATACACGGTCTGGTAGCGCGCCTCGTCGGTGTCATCGGCGGCGCGCTCGATATAGGGCGGCAGTGGCAGCTTGCCGTGGCGCTCGAGCAGCGCGAACAGATCCTCGTCCGCCGGAAAGCGCAGGTGGAAGAATTCGCCCACGCGGCCCAGCACGGTGACGTCGATGGCATCGGCCAGATGCAGCACCGTGCCGGTGGCGGGCGACTTGCTCGCACGCACCTGGGCCAGCGCCTCGTGCGTGCCGATGGCGCGCTCGACCAGTACCTCCACGCGCCCGCCGGTGTCGCGCTTGGTGCCGAGCAGGCGCGCGTGGATCACGCGTGTGTCGTTGAACACCAGCAGGTCGCCCGGCTCGATCAGATCGGGCAGTTCGCGGAACATGAGGTCTTCGAGTCGATCGCCGTCGAGCAGCAGCAGGCGGCTGGCGCTGCGGTCGGCCAGCGGTTGCTGTGCGATGCGCTCGGGCGGCAGGGGGTAGTCGAAATCGTCGAGGGTCAGTGGCATTGTATTGCCGCTCCCGGGGGTGTCGTGGATAATACGGCGCTCCCCGGCCGGGGTGGCGGAATCGGTAGACGCAGCGGACTCAAAATCCGCCGCTGGCGACAGCGTGAGGGTTCGAGTCCCTCTCCCGGCACCACGTTGGCGGGCGGTGCCCTGCCGGCCGGAGTGCGAAGCGGCGCGATGATAGCATTGCCGCCGTTCGGCCGATGCGTTCGCGCCTGCCGATCCGTTTCGCGCCGGAGGCCGCATGCTGCGTATCGCCGTGCTCACCGCCCTGGCCATGCTGGCCTTCGCCGCCAATTCCGTGCTGTGCCGTCTGGCGCTGCGCGACGGCGACATCGATCCGGCCAGCTTCACGCTCATCCGCATCCTCTCGGGCGCGCTCGTGCTGTGGGTCATCGTGCGCGTGCGCGCCGGCGTCGCTGCCGGGTCGCGCGGCGACTGGTTTTCCGCCGCAACGCTGTTCGCCTATGCGGCGGCCTTCTCCTATGCCTATGTCGGCCTGTCGGCCGGTGCCGGTGCGTTGCTGCTGTTCGGCGCCGTGCAGGCGACCATGATCCTCACCGCGTTGATGCGCGGCGAGCGCATGTCGGCCGTGCAATGGGGTGGTTTCGCGCTTGCCGTGGGCGGGCTGCTCGCGCTGCTCTCGCCGGGGCTCACTGCGCCGCCCTGGTTCCCGTCGCTGCTGATGATCATCGCCGGCATCGCGTGGGGCGCATACTCGTTGCGCGGTCGCGGCAACACCGATCCGCTGGCGACGACCGCCGGCAACTTCCTGCGCGGCGTGCCGATGGTCGTGGTGCTGGCCGCGCTCGCGTGGCCGTGGCTGCACGCGACGCCGGCGGGCGTCGTGCCGGCGGTGATCTCGGGTGCGCTCGCCTCGGGCATCGGCTACGCGATCTGGTATGCGGCGCTGCCGCGTCTGGCGGCGACCTCGGCGGCGACGGTGCAGCTGTCGGTGCCGGTGATCGCGGCGGCCGGCGGCGCACTGTTGCTGGCCGAGCCGCTCACGTTGCGCCTGTTGCTGGCCTCGGCGGCGACGCTGGGCGGCATCTGGCTGGTGATTCGCTGGCGCCGCGCCTGAGCCGCCCTCGGCAGCGACGGAACTCGGTTATCATCTGGCGGTCCGAAGCAACGATATCGAAGCGCCCGAAAGACGTGGCGCGCGACAAACCAGAAGGAGGAAAGGCACCCATGATCGATCGGAGCATTGCAGCCAACCGGAGCGAGGCTTCGGTACTGTCGACCAACAAGGTCATTCGCAACACCTACATCCTGCTGTCGCTGACGCTGGCGTTCTCGGCCGTCACGGCCGGGGTGTCGATGGCGCTGAACCTGCCGCATCCGGGCATCATCCTGACCCTGATCGGTTATTTCGGCCTGTTGTTTCTGGTGACCAAGCTGCGCAACAGTTCGACCGGCATCCTCGCCGTGTTCGCGCTGACCGGCTTCATGGGCTACACGCTGGGCCCCATCCTGACCATGTATCTGTCGCTGCCCAACGGCGGCCAGATCGTCATGCAGGCACTGGGCGGCACGGCCGCGATCTTCCTCGGCCTGTCCGGCTACGCGCTGACCTCGCGCAAGGACTTCTCGTTCATGGGTGGCTTCCTGATGGTCGGCATCCTGGTGGCCTTCCTGGCCGGTCTGGGCGCGATCTTCTTCCAGATGCCCGCGCTGTCGCTGGCCGTGTCGGCGATGTTCGTGCTGCTGATGTCGGGCCTGATCCTGTGGGAGACGAGCAACATCATCCACGGTGGCGAGACCAACTACATCATGGCCACGGTCACGCTGTACGTGTCGATCTACAATCTCTTCACCAGCCTGCTGCACCTGCTCGGGGTGTTCAACAACGAGTGATGCGGCGCGCGCCAGACGGCGCGTGAGGCCATGCATGCAAGGGCGCCCGCGAGGCGCCCTTGTCTTTTGCGGCCGATGTGCTGGCAGTGTCGTGGTGCGCTGCGGTTACAATGCACGGCTTCACGACCCGGAACGACGTTATCGGCACGATCCCGATCGGTCCGGGCGACCCAAATCCAAGCAGGGGCAGCGTCGATGAAAACCACGTTTCTGGACTTCGAGCGTCCGGTCGCCGAACTCGAGGAAAAGATCGCTCAACTGCGCTTCGTGCAGGACGACCCGGCGGTCGACCTGTCGGGCGAGATCGCCCGTCTCGAGAAGAAGAGCGAATCACTCACCCGCGATCTTTACGCCAAGCTCACGCCGTGGCAGATCTCGCAGGTCGCGCGTCATCCGCAGCGGCCGTACACGCTCGACTATGTGCGCGAAGTCTTCACCGACTTCCGCGAGTTGCACGGCGATCGCAGCTATGCCGATGACCAGGCCATCGTCGGCGGGCTGGCGCGCTTCAACGGCGCGAGCTGCGTCGTGATCGGCCACCAGAAGGGGCGCGACACCAAGGAGAAGATCGCGCGCAATTTCGGCATGCCGCGCCCCGAGGGCTATCGCAAGGCGATGCGCCTGATGCGCCTGGCCGAGAAGTTCAACCTGCCCATCTTCACCTTCGTCGACACGCCGGGCGCCTATCCGGGCATCGGCGCCGAGGAGCGTGGCCAGTCCGAGGCCATCGGCCGCAATCTCTATGTGATGGCGGAGTTGAAGGTGCCGATCATCTCCACCGTGATCGGCGAGGGCGGCTCCGGTGGCGCGCTGGCGATCGCCGTCGGCGATCAGGTGCTGATGCTGCAGTATTCCACTTATTCGGTGATCTCGCCCGAAGGCTGCGCCTCCATCCTGTGGAAAAGCCCCGACAAGGCGTCGGCGGCCGCCGAGGCGATGGGGATTACCGCCGAGCGGCTGCACGGCCTGGGTCTGATCGACCGCGTCGTGCCCGAGCCGGTGGGCGGCGCGCATCGCGACTACGGCGCGATGGCGGCCTCGCTGCGCAAGGCCTTGCAGGAGTCGCTGCGCCAGGTGGCCGATCTCGATGTCGACGAACTGCTCGAGCGACGCTTTGATCGGCTGATGAGCCATGGCCGCTTCAAGGACCAGGGCGCAGCCTGATCCGATCCTCGCCGGCCGCGTCGCGGCCGTGCTCGACGCGGCCGGCGTCGGCCCCGGCAGCCGGCTGTGCGTCGCACTCTCGGGCGGGGTCGACTCGGTGGTCACGCTGCACCAGCTCGCTGCGCTGCGCAAAGAGCGCGGCTTTGTGTTGCGTGCCGCGCACGTCGATCATGGCCTGCAGCCGGCCGCCGGCGACTGGGCGGCTTTCTGCGAGCGTCTGTGTGCCGGGCTCGGTGTCGAAATCGACGTTTTTCCCGTGACGGTGCGCCGTGACCACCCCGACGGGCTCGAGGCGGCCGCGCGCGAGGCGCGCCATGGCGCGCTGGCGACGCTCACGGTCGACTGGCTGGTGTTTGGCCATCATCTCGACGATCAGGCAGAGACCGTGCTGTTCCGCCTGTTGCGCGGCGTCGGCGTGCGCGGTGCGGGCGCGATGGCCGCGTGCGAGCCGGGCGCGCCGGGCCGCTTGCGACCGCTGCTCGAAGTGCGGCGCGGCGAGATTCTCGAGTACGCGCGCGCGGCCGCCCTGACATGGGTCGAGGATCACAGCAATGCCGACCGGCGTCATGCGCGCAACCGCCTGCGCCATGACGTGCTGCCATGCGTCGAGGCGGCGTTTCCGCAGGCCGCGGAGATGCTCGCGCGCTCGGCGCTCAACTTTCGAGAAGCCGACGGCCTGCTCGACGAACTGGCGCATCAGGATGCGCGCGCCTGCGGTGACGGCGAGCGCTTTTCGCTGGACGCGCTGCGCGCCTTGTCCGCGCCGCGTCTGCGCAACCTGCTGCGCTGGCGCATCCGCTGCACTGGCGCCGAGGCGCCAGCGCGCGCGCGTCTGCTCGAGGCGGTGCGCCAGTTGCGCAGCACCACGACTCCCTCGCTGCATCTGCCGCTCGGGCAGGTGGCCTGCTGCCTGCATCGCGGCCGGGTGTGGATCGAGGCAATGCCCATGCGCGCGCATCCGCGGCCGGTCCGCTGGTGCGGCGAGGAGGAAATCGCCTGGAGCGACGGGCGCGTGCTCTTCGAGCGACGGCGTGGCGAAGGTCTGAGCGCCGCGTTGCTCGAGCGCGGCGAGGTCGTGGTTGCGTCGCGACGGGGGGGGCTGCGCATGAGCGACGCCCCCGGGCGGCCGCGGCACAGCTTCAAGAATCTCTGTCAGGAAGCCGGTGTGCCGCCGTGGTGGCGCGACCGCCTGCCGGTGGTGTATGTGGACGACGAGCCGGTGTGGATCGCCGGTGTCGGCATCGCCGCCGCGGCGCGGTGTGCGCCGGGCGAGCGGGGCGTGCTGCCGTCATGGTGGCGGCCGGGCGCGCCGCTCAGAAGTTGACGCCCTTGAGCAACTGAGCCAGCTCCACCGCCGAGCGCACGCCCATCTTCTCGAAGATGCGCGAGCGGTGGGCCTCGACGGTGCGCATCGAGATGTCGAGTTCGTCGGCAATGACCTTGTTGTACTTGCCCTCGAGGATGAGCGCCATGACTTCGCGCTCGCGCGCGGTCAGCAGGGTGAGCTTCTCGGCCACGGCGAGGCTTTCGCTGCGCGCGCGTCGGCGTTCGGCGTCGATTTCCATCGCGCGCTGAATCACGGCAATCAGGTCGCCGTCGTCGAAGGGCTTCTCGATGAAGTCGTAGGCGCCCTTCTTGAGCGCGGCCACGGCCATCGGCACGTCGCCGTGGCCGGTGATGAAGATCACCGGCAACTCGTTGCCGCGCGCACGCAGCGCGTCGAAGCATTCGAGCCCGCTCATGCCTTCCATGCGGATGTCGAGCACCACGCAGCCGTTCCAGTCGGGTGTGATCGCGGCGAGGAAGTCTTCCGCGCTGGACCACGTGGTGCACGGCAGCTTGCGGGTCTTGAGCAGCCATTGCAGCGCGTCGCGGATGGCT
It encodes:
- the yajC gene encoding preprotein translocase subunit YajC, with translation MFISNAYAQAAGDASATGGLMGLLPLILMFVILWFLMIRPQMKRAKEHKAMVAALAKGDEVITQGGMAGRISEIDDNFVNLEVADNVNIVVQRGAVATVLPKGTLRAS
- the tgt gene encoding tRNA guanosine(34) transglycosylase Tgt, whose amino-acid sequence is MQFDLLATSGAARRGRLTLAHGTVETPVFMPVGTYGTVKAMTPQMLTDIGAQICLGNTFHLWLRPDLDVITAHGGLHRFMAWDKPILTDSGGFQVFSLDALRKITEEGVKFASPIDGAKLFLTPEESMRIQTVLDSDIVMIFDECTPYPATRDEAAKSMQLSQRWARRSRDAFDALENPNALFGIVQGGMYEDLRDESLAGLEAIGFAGYAIGGLSVGEPKEDMRRILAHTAPRLPADKPRYLMGVGTPEDLVASVSAGIDMFDCVMPTRNARNGWLFTRFGDVKIKNAFHKADTRPLDASCACYTCRNFSRAYLHHLHRSGEILGSMLNTVHNLHYYQTLMRELREAIADDRLREYALRFATERGGNG
- the queA gene encoding tRNA preQ1(34) S-adenosylmethionine ribosyltransferase-isomerase QueA; this translates as MPLTLDDFDYPLPPERIAQQPLADRSASRLLLLDGDRLEDLMFRELPDLIEPGDLLVFNDTRVIHARLLGTKRDTGGRVEVLVERAIGTHEALAQVRASKSPATGTVLHLADAIDVTVLGRVGEFFHLRFPADEDLFALLERHGKLPLPPYIERAADDTDEARYQTVYAREPGSVAAPTAGLHFDAATLDRLRSRGANLAYITLHVGAGTFQPVRTDNLGEHRMHRERYVIPRDTVEAIRRTHAAGRRVIAVGTTSLRALEGAAQDGALEAGSSETGLFILPGFRFQVVDALITNFHLPKSTLLMLVSAFAGMEPIRRAYAHAVAHEYRFFSYGDAMFLARRNDAI
- a CDS encoding DMT family transporter, giving the protein MLRIAVLTALAMLAFAANSVLCRLALRDGDIDPASFTLIRILSGALVLWVIVRVRAGVAAGSRGDWFSAATLFAYAAAFSYAYVGLSAGAGALLLFGAVQATMILTALMRGERMSAVQWGGFALAVGGLLALLSPGLTAPPWFPSLLMIIAGIAWGAYSLRGRGNTDPLATTAGNFLRGVPMVVVLAALAWPWLHATPAGVVPAVISGALASGIGYAIWYAALPRLAATSAATVQLSVPVIAAAGGALLLAEPLTLRLLLASAATLGGIWLVIRWRRA
- a CDS encoding Bax inhibitor-1/YccA family protein — protein: MIDRSIAANRSEASVLSTNKVIRNTYILLSLTLAFSAVTAGVSMALNLPHPGIILTLIGYFGLLFLVTKLRNSSTGILAVFALTGFMGYTLGPILTMYLSLPNGGQIVMQALGGTAAIFLGLSGYALTSRKDFSFMGGFLMVGILVAFLAGLGAIFFQMPALSLAVSAMFVLLMSGLILWETSNIIHGGETNYIMATVTLYVSIYNLFTSLLHLLGVFNNE
- a CDS encoding acetyl-CoA carboxylase carboxyltransferase subunit alpha — protein: MKTTFLDFERPVAELEEKIAQLRFVQDDPAVDLSGEIARLEKKSESLTRDLYAKLTPWQISQVARHPQRPYTLDYVREVFTDFRELHGDRSYADDQAIVGGLARFNGASCVVIGHQKGRDTKEKIARNFGMPRPEGYRKAMRLMRLAEKFNLPIFTFVDTPGAYPGIGAEERGQSEAIGRNLYVMAELKVPIISTVIGEGGSGGALAIAVGDQVLMLQYSTYSVISPEGCASILWKSPDKASAAAEAMGITAERLHGLGLIDRVVPEPVGGAHRDYGAMAASLRKALQESLRQVADLDVDELLERRFDRLMSHGRFKDQGAA
- the tilS gene encoding tRNA lysidine(34) synthetase TilS translates to MAASRTRAQPDPILAGRVAAVLDAAGVGPGSRLCVALSGGVDSVVTLHQLAALRKERGFVLRAAHVDHGLQPAAGDWAAFCERLCAGLGVEIDVFPVTVRRDHPDGLEAAAREARHGALATLTVDWLVFGHHLDDQAETVLFRLLRGVGVRGAGAMAACEPGAPGRLRPLLEVRRGEILEYARAAALTWVEDHSNADRRHARNRLRHDVLPCVEAAFPQAAEMLARSALNFREADGLLDELAHQDARACGDGERFSLDALRALSAPRLRNLLRWRIRCTGAEAPARARLLEAVRQLRSTTTPSLHLPLGQVACCLHRGRVWIEAMPMRAHPRPVRWCGEEEIAWSDGRVLFERRRGEGLSAALLERGEVVVASRRGGLRMSDAPGRPRHSFKNLCQEAGVPPWWRDRLPVVYVDDEPVWIAGVGIAAAARCAPGERGVLPSWWRPGAPLRS
- a CDS encoding response regulator transcription factor — its product is MNPACAHIIDDDEAIRDALQWLLKTRKLPCTTWSSAEDFLAAITPDWNGCVVLDIRMEGMSGLECFDALRARGNELPVIFITGHGDVPMAVAALKKGAYDFIEKPFDDGDLIAVIQRAMEIDAERRRARSESLAVAEKLTLLTAREREVMALILEGKYNKVIADELDISMRTVEAHRSRIFEKMGVRSAVELAQLLKGVNF